GCAGCTTCCACCGGACCTCGACTTCGCCGCCCTGTTCCACGGAGTCGACGAACGCGTCCCGGTAGACTCGATCCTGTTCGGCACCAAGGTTCTTGAGCACTTCCTGCGTCACAGCTGACGTGGGTGAGAAGGAGACGCTAGTGACCGCATTCGACCCGTATTCGGTGCTTCCGACGCTGCCGGAGATCTCCGTGACGTCAACGGACTTCGCCGACGGCGACACACTTCCGACACCACAGGCGTCCGCGATCTTCGGCGCCGGGGGCGAGGACGTGTCCCCGCAACTGAGCTGGTCCGGATTTCCCGCGGAGACCAAGAGTTTTGTCGTGACCTGCTTCGATCCAGACGCACCCACCGCGTCCGGATTCTGGCACTGGGCGGTCGCCGACATTCCGGCAACGGTGACGTCGTTGCCGACCAATGCGGGGGCTCCGGGCTCCGCCGACCTGCCGTCGGCGGCGGTCACACTGCGCAACGACGCGGGTCTGGCACAGTTCGTCG
This genomic window from Gordonia sp. PDNC005 contains:
- a CDS encoding YbhB/YbcL family Raf kinase inhibitor-like protein, with translation MTAFDPYSVLPTLPEISVTSTDFADGDTLPTPQASAIFGAGGEDVSPQLSWSGFPAETKSFVVTCFDPDAPTASGFWHWAVADIPATVTSLPTNAGAPGSADLPSAAVTLRNDAGLAQFVGAGPPPGHGPHRYFFVVHAVDVESLGLPDGASPAFLGFNLFSRAIARGPLTGVFELPSEE